The DNA window gtgtattttaaattttgaaagtgATAaagtatttgattttaaaaatagtttaattattttattttataatttcatcgaatttttaattaagattttatattttttatcaattggatttttatactatttttaattctatAATGAGGTCATTTTTATgtcaaaaatgttaaaattaatagaatattttttcaaagatctatttagattttaattagGGAAATgttaaattgcatcaaaatttattattttttgacatcaattaaccataaatatttaaaagtatgagataaaatatgttgttagattattagactaaaaataTTGAGTTGATGACTAATTTatggccaaaaataataaatcttgATGGCccctagcatttttcttttaattatgaatacctttaatttagaaataaatatttaattaactcTAGTAATTTTTATACTAGGACGGacctaataataaaattaaaagtagtgtaaaaatttggattttttattttattaaataaaaaaatgcaatatttaccaaaataaatattattacgaATATTTaccgaaataaattttcttaccatatctcgtttacattgCAAACGAGATGAATTTTCACgtatctcatttacagtgtaaacgagatatggtAAGTAAGACGGACAcgtgtatatctcgtttacagtgtaaatgagatacacatatctcgtttacactataaacgagatacgtGGAAACGTcgtctcgtttacactgtaaacgagatatatatatatatgacaaaTGTTCAACTTCTATAAAAGGATGTGTAACCCTTGGTATTCTTCACACACATTTCATATCCTTCTTTTCCCTCTTACTTCTCTCAAAAACATAGCTGAATGGCCAGTAACAATCCATTTATAGTTGTGCTTCTTTATCCCGATTGTCGCATGAGAAATAGTGACAAAGGGGTGCCATTTGAGTGTCAGGATCCGATATTGTTTCGCACTCAGCATGTAGAGACGTTGTCAGAtttgaagagtttgatattgagtaAGGTGGGTGGGACACAAGCGAGAAAAATCGGAAGGGTGGCGTATAGGTTGCTGGCACCCATGGGAAATAGAATTTTCCGGTTTCGACTATTTCGACTTCACGGAGACGAGCATGTGCGACTGATGTTCGACATTCATGGGAGGATCATGTGTGAACAGGTAATGGAGCTGTCCGCCGAGGTGGGTTACGGTGGTAGTGGCTCGTCCATACACGAAATGTACGTACAGGACGATCGACCTCTCGCACCACCTCCCATTCATGTCGCCATTCCGGAGCATAAGGGAGAGGAGGGTGAGGAGAAGTCGGACGAGGATTATGTGGCGGACAGTGAGTCTTCCGATGATGGCGATAAAGATGAGTTTGTGCCGGAGACACCTGAGGAGGCTGTGCCAAGTCACTATCACAGTCTACATCTGGACGTCATGCATGAGAGGAACCCGGTTTCTGACAGCTGTGGAGTCGATTACAACCTGGACGGCGGGGTGGAGTTTCGAGTCGGACACAGGTTTAGAAGCCGAGAGGCGGTGCTTCAAGGTATGAAGAACTACAGTATTCGCAGGAGTGCTGAGTACCGGGTGATTGAGTCCGACCGCTTAAAGTACCATGTGCAGTGTCGTCAAGCCGACAGTGGGTGTCAATGGAGCCCCGTGTCGCCCTTCGTCGGAATCTCGGATACTGGTAAGTTCAAGTTTAATTGTGAATTTGAGTAGTTTTGTGTTATATGTTATTTCGGCTAGAGATGTCGTgtaagaataaatttttttctgtgGTGATTAAGGAGGTTCAGAGATTTGGTGGACAACACACCTGTTTGGCACCTACCATGTCTCAAGATTATTGTCAGTTAGATAGCAGTCTTATCTGCAGAGTCATATTGCCCTTGATTCAGTCCAATCCGTCTGTCAGTATCCTGGTCTTGCAAGGTGTGGTGTAGGCAAGCTATCACTTCAAACCCTCATACAGAAAGGTGTGGATGGCGAAGCAGAAGGCCATTGCACGGATCTACGGTTTGTGAAGAGTCGTACAACAAGGTGTCGAAGCTGTTTCAAGCACTGCAGAGCTATTTCTCCGGCACCTTATGTGACCTACGCGTCAAACCGTACTACAAAGGACACCTCATAGTGCGCGACCGCTGCATGTTCGACAAGATTTTTTGGGCGTTCCCATCATGTATCAAGGCCTGATACGCCCCGCTGAGCCGCCAAAGATAGGGACTGATACGTCCAGGCCAACACAGCCGAGCCCTAGAAAATGCTCTACACTCCGCAAAGTCCCGCAGTAGTGGTAGCCAACGAAGGTGCACCAGAATGTTGGACTTGTCGGTCATCAGATACCCTTTGATCAGTAACATGATATAACACCTGGCGTACTGTCGGAGGGTCTCGGGATCGTTTGTCTGGGACATCTGGCGGACATGATCCCGTAGCCAAACAAGCTTCAGCGTGAACGACTCTTTTCTCTGCGCCGCCTGCTGTGTTGCCATGGGAGGCCTGGCGCCGAGGAGCTGCTCCACCAACGCCCACGTCTCTGTATGGTACCACCTGCCAAAGTCACGGAGGCACCCCCGACGGGGTTACTGTGTGCGCGTAGGCCTAGGTGGTACGCCACGTCCTACAGGGTGATAGTGACCTCACCCTACGGGAGATGAAACGTGTGCGTCTCTGCACGCCATCGCTCCAACAGTGCCGAAATCAGAAAATTGTCAAAAGTAAAATTCCTAAGAGGCACGGTGTCGCCGAATCCGGCCTCAGCCAGATATGGGACGATGGCATTCGATGGAGGTAAAGTATGGCTCACTCGCCGGGGCAACAGGAGGCGATGGCTCTGAATAAtgacaaacaaaaataatatttaaattatataaaatcaattataacttataaattattttttaacattttaaagaattaattttacttttggtAATATTTATCTCTCAAAAGTTTcaagaataattatttttattattacttttattacaaattaaacaatataatACAACAACATACCACatcaataaaatcaaattttattaacGTATACAGTGTCCTACTATTATAATggcattaaatttataaatactaACAACGTACCACAGCAATAACAGCATtccaaactaataatatttatgtCATACCAATCTAGCACAAGCGGATAGAGTTCTAAATAAAGCCTACAGACCTAACTCCTAACTCATATACCAACGGCCCAAATCTTCATGACTACCCTAACAATGGCAACATCATTAAATTTAACAACCATAACAAAACTAACATTGAAGTCAGCCGCTCCGGCGTAATATGTCGTCTCGTTCAGCCTGTTTATATCCCTATCATTTTTCACTTGGTGCGCCATCACCGCTTGGGTCAAAGGTATAGTTATAAAGGGTTAAAAGAGGGGGAGAAAGATGTTGACAAAGTAAAACTGGGGACCGGAAGTCAGCTGTAAACGATTTCTATATATAGGCGCGTACAAcccatatctcgtttacagtctAAACGAGATATATACGTGTCACGTTGACAtgtcatatctcgtttacagtgtaaacgagataaacgCATTGTCATCTCGTTGAAAATTTAAATCggtaaattttctaaaaattatttattttggtaaatattatatttattttatttattaaaataaaaaaccgtaaaaattcatttgaaaaaaatataaagatataatgataaatttaataaaattatagagaataacaaaataattaaacctttacaaattttagagacttatttggtAATTATTTTAAGAGAGCCACTCACGTAAAGATgcttaaaacgtcttttttttaaagatattttttaataattaaaatttaacttatataatcaatcaaattgtgttatttttgtaaaaattagacTAAATAAATTGGTTTGACCGAAAATTTGGTAAACTAAATCTTGAactgatctaaattaatattttttataaaaaataactatataaaaaaattattaatttagatcgGTTTAAGATTTAGTTTACTGATTTTTCAGTCAAACTGATTTATTTGGTTTAactttgacaaaaataatacagtttaatcaattatataaattaaattttatttattaaaaataaatatctttatgTGAGTGGCTccttattctaatttttttttctttagattAAGCAAGTTTATGCATATGTCCATTTTTGAAGCAATAcagaagcaagaaaaagaagagacaGAAGGAACAAGGAATGTttacaaattaataatataagaaGGATGCAACAGTTATTTGTTATTTCCCACCTCAACAAGCTATTCTTGGGCAGTTGGCAGCTCCGCAAAGATAATTCACCTTTGTAAAttatgcttcttctttttttaatttaatttaatttcaaatttcaatttaaacaaaattagcAAGAGACAACACACACAAGGAATATGATTATATGTGatatatatgatataataataaataattactcaaataaaaacaaaaggggaaaaataaaaattgctaCAACAACCGCAATCACAACAAcaaagagaaggaagagagtGAAAAATCAGAGAGACGGAAAGATCGTCTTCTGAAtcggaacaacaacaacaacgagGTCAgtgaattttcttcttcttcttcttctcctccttctcacGATTTTCCAGCTCCCTCCCTTTCAATCTCATAATCTATACTAATTCACTTtccattattcttttttattttcattttttaatgtttgtttatttattttctgtaattttgTCAATGAGCTTCTAATTTCAATGTTTCTGTTGGTGTTGCttctttttgtctttttggCTCGGATTCTGAGAAATTTGGGAAGAAACAGAGTCAGAATTCTTCTCTCTGTTTCTATTATTACCTGATTTAGTAATAATGagcttgattttttattattctatttttctcCTTGTACTATTCATTTCACATAATGAATATAATCCataaaaaaaagcaaacaaattttttttataaaaaaaaatagaaaatattaaaaaaaaactaaaacaaaagaaagaacctTGAAACTCAGCGAATCAGTGCCGTGAAGCACAGTCGATCGTGTTCAGCATTTGAAGAAAAGTGATGAATTTGTTTAATTGCGTTCGTTATTGTTATGATCAATAGCACTTTGTCGTCACTGATTGGTATGTGTGTGTATCGgcgtttttattttgaaattttgctgTTATGTATTCGTTTTATACTTTGAACATTATTAACTTGCTAGAAGTTGGgatatttaacttatttttgtgTAAAAGAATATTATGCTTTATGATTGcctctaatttttgttttttcctgGTCTTACAAGTCAAGATctaaattaattcaattcaagAGTTTCAAAGtaatgttttgtaatttttgttaCCTGTAAAATCTGGTTTCTCTTCGGTAAGCTTATTAGATACATTTATTATTGCTAAGATCATTATCATTATATGGCTTCTACATGTTGACAATgtgtttcttttattattcttctcattattttttttcctaaatAGCTGAGAATATGCAAAAAAGTTTATAGATGTTTCCTTGCTTCTCAACAGGTGTTCAGGTTTGAATTTTTCAGCAATATAGTAGCAATTATGAGATTCAAGAAAGGAACTAAGGTGGAAGTGTTGAGCAAAGCTGAGGTGCCTTCTGGCTCCTGGCTCTGTGCTGAGATCATATGTGGGAATGGCCACAGTTACACTGTTAGGTACAATGGATTTCACGGTGCTGCTAGTGACGCGATTGTGGAGCGGGTATCTAGGAAGGCGATAAGGCCATGTCCGCCTGAGCTTGAACTAGCAGAGAATTGGAATCCAGGTGATGTTGTTGAGGTCTTCCGGAACTATTCCTGGAAGATGGCTACAGTTTTGAAGGATTGGGGGAACAAGTATGTTTCCGTCAGGCTTCTTGGATCTTCTATGGAATTTCTAGCGAACAAATTTGAAATCCGGGTGAGACAATCTTGGCAAGATGACAAGTGGATTTTGGTTGGAAAGGTACATGTATTTTCACTTATGGATCTCTTGTTTCGGTTGTCCTTCTTTAGCAATTGCCAAGCATCATATGTTGTATATATGTGGTTGGTTTTTGActttgatgggcttttgaagTTGCATTTATTCAGTATATTCTGTTTGATAGAAAGTAACTAATCCAATTTTAGAGAACTGGCTATTTCGTTAGATTGTTTAACTTGTTATTTCAAGGTTGCCAGTTTCTTGGTTCCCCTCTTTTCTTTTCGTGTTAGTTACTGTTGAGTTTTACTTTCTAACATTGTTTCTGAATTCTCTATCTtgttttatggttaaataattaTCTTTCCTTCTTTCTCTACAGGGTTCTGCCAGCTGCAGGAAAGGAAAACGTGATAATACACTCATTCCAAGACAGAGTTTAATTTCTAGTTCccaaattcagaagacaaataCAAAGACAAAATTGTCAGCTTCAAATGATTATCACTCTGAAAAGAAAGATATAGGCTTTTTCGACTCCCGTCTTGTTTCTTTCAAAACATTGAAACGGAGGAGCCATTCACAAGTTGAGGCATACGCTGAGCCTCCCCCGAAGTTTAGAGCAATTGAGAATGAAGACAGATGTCACAGAGTAAGGGTTAGTAATCCATCCACACCTCTCAAAAAGGTACATGGTGTTGGCATTCCAAGAGATGTGATCATTGAAGAATGTTTACCTGCTTctgtaaacaaaaaaattgggaTGTATGATATGGACATTGAGCGGAGGAAACTAACTGGAGCTGTTGGTTGTTCATTTGGAGAAAACACTGAATCAAATGATGCTGATAGCATTACATGCTCTGTTGGTAGTTGTAGTATCACTAGCAGGAATTCCTATAAATTGCAATTTCGTGTACCTGCAGGCCCTTTTGAAGATGTGGATAGTCCATTTAGTGATGCTGAATCTGTTTGCCAGAGGGAATATGACGAAGGAAATTGTTCACCTCCTACACAAGAAGAATTGGCAGCAGAAATCCATAGGTTAGAATTGGATGCGTATCGTTGTACAATAGAGGCGTTACATGCATCGGGACCCTTAAGTTGGGAACAAGAAGCATTGATGACAAACCTCCGTCTTTCGCTCCACATATCAAATGATGAACATTTAGTGGaactaaaaaatttgatttcttcTGAAAACAGTCTTCCTTTCAGATGACACAAACTTTCTAATCCAACTTTATACTTCTTTTTCAGTGAGTTTCATGACAGTTTGTTCTTTAGCCTCATTCAACTGTAACAAGCAAGATGAAGTATGTCCtacatttatgttttattacTTAGGGGTGTAGTTTAATGTGAATGTATATGCTAAACTTCATGAATAAGtaattcttgtcaattttttcaCTTACAATCTTAATTTTTGTTCTGCAACCATTACACCATTCTGAATTTTAAATTAAGTATTATCtttaaagatttttatttagcaATCTCAATGAATGGTATGCTTTATGGGACATATTattgtatgttttctttttcatacaaagTGAGTTTGATAGATTGTTTTGCATGAATTTTGGACCTCCTCAATTAGGCTTTCTAAAGTCTTAAAGAACATAATGAGACATGTGCAATACTTATTTGTCTCTTTTAACTCCATATGTTGGAAGTAGAAACAATATCATTTGAGATATTAGTAATGCTTCCCCTGCATTTTCCAGGGCTGAGTAGGAGGCATATACATGATGCTTCCAGATTCTCCAGATGATATTGTTGCTTGCCACCTTTCTCTTGCTCTGCAGCTCTGGACAGGGCTGGCTTTTCTAATGTGGATGAGACAACACTTCCATAGACTTGTGGAGTTTTGCACTCTTCCATTTCAGGTCACCTGTGAGCCTCATATATCTGTATTTGCAGAAAGGTTCATGCTGAGAGTCCTGCGGCTATAATGGATTCACGTGATATGCGAATATTTCATTGGTTTCCTTAAACTTTAATTTCTGCATATCCAATTATGATATCTGTTACATGTTGATGCATGTCTCGCTATCATGTGTTGCAAATTAAATGATCACTGCTGTGTCCTACGCACATACACACACAACTTGTTACATGCTGAGTCCTAGTTAATGGTTGAAAGGTTATGTCTTATCAGTGAACAACCTTGGGGTGGTAATTTAGTTCTGGAGTAGGAAAACCCTGCAAGAGAAATAATTAGTGGATATTACCAGTAGTCACATATATCAACTGAAAGTAACATAGTCAAGTTGTCTGCAGAATTAAAGTAGCAGTTTTTCTGGAGAAACCTTAAAACTAAAGGTACTTGTAGCAACTGCAGTAGAAATTGAAAGCTGAAAAGGTTTTAGCTACTCCTAAGTCATAAACTTGGCAAGTTTTCAGTTTCtttcaaattattatttgcAATTTCCTCATCTTATTATTATGTGATATCAATTGATCAAATTGATTGCCACCTGATTTCATCTGGTACCTGCCATGGTT is part of the Arachis duranensis cultivar V14167 chromosome 1, aradu.V14167.gnm2.J7QH, whole genome shotgun sequence genome and encodes:
- the LOC107471400 gene encoding uncharacterized protein LOC107471400, whose translation is MASNNPFIVVLLYPDCRMRNSDKGVPFECQDPILFRTQHVETLSDLKSLILSKVGGTQARKIGRVAYRLLAPMGNRIFRFRLFRLHGDEHVRLMFDIHGRIMCEQVMELSAEVGYGGSGSSIHEMYVQDDRPLAPPPIHVAIPEHKGEEGEEKSDEDYVADSESSDDGDKDEFVPETPEEAVPSHYHSLHLDVMHERNPVSDSCGVDYNLDGGVEFRVGHRFRSREAVLQGMKNYSIRRSAEYRVIESDRLKYHVQCRQADSGCQWSPVSPFVGISDTVQSVCQYPGLARCGVGKLSLQTLIQKGVDGEAEGHCTDLRFVKSRTTRCRSCFKHCRAISPAPYVTYASNRTTKDTS
- the LOC107469694 gene encoding uncharacterized protein LOC107469694 isoform X2, encoding MRFKKGTKVEVLSKAEVPSGSWLCAEIICGNGHSYTVRYNGFHGAASDAIVERVSRKAIRPCPPELELAENWNPGDVVEVFRNYSWKMATVLKDWGNKYVSVRLLGSSMEFLANKFEIRVRQSWQDDKWILVGKGSASCRKGKRDNTLIPRQSLISSSQIQKTNTKTKLSASNDYHSEKKDIGFFDSRLVSFKTLKRRSHSQVEAYAEPPPKFRAIENEDRCHRVRVSNPSTPLKKVHGVGIPRDVIIEECLPASVNKKIGMYDMDIERRKLTGAVGCSFGENTESNDADSITCSVGSCSITSRNSYKLQFRVPAGPFEDVDSPFSDAESVCQREYDEGNCSPPTQEELAAEIHSEFHDSLFFSLIQL
- the LOC107469694 gene encoding uncharacterized protein LOC107469694 isoform X3, translated to MRFKKGTKVEVLSKAEVPSGSWLCAEIICGNGHSYTVRYNGFHGAASDAIVERVSRKAIRPCPPELELAENWNPGDVVEVFRNYSWKMATVLKDWGNKYVSVRLLGSSMEFLANKFEIRVRQSWQDDKWILVGKGSASCRKGKRDNTLIPRQSLISSSQIQKTNTKTKLSASNDYHSEKKDIGFFDSRLVSFKTLKRRSHSQVEAYAEPPPKFRAIENEDRCHRVRVSNPSTPLKKVHGVGIPRDVIIEECLPASVNKKIGMYDMDIERRKLTGAVGCSFGENTESNDADSITCSVGSCSITSRNSYKLQFRVPAGPFEDVDSPFSDAESVCQREYDEGNCSPPTQEELAAEIHRAE
- the LOC107469694 gene encoding uncharacterized protein LOC107469694 isoform X1; amino-acid sequence: MRFKKGTKVEVLSKAEVPSGSWLCAEIICGNGHSYTVRYNGFHGAASDAIVERVSRKAIRPCPPELELAENWNPGDVVEVFRNYSWKMATVLKDWGNKYVSVRLLGSSMEFLANKFEIRVRQSWQDDKWILVGKGSASCRKGKRDNTLIPRQSLISSSQIQKTNTKTKLSASNDYHSEKKDIGFFDSRLVSFKTLKRRSHSQVEAYAEPPPKFRAIENEDRCHRVRVSNPSTPLKKVHGVGIPRDVIIEECLPASVNKKIGMYDMDIERRKLTGAVGCSFGENTESNDADSITCSVGSCSITSRNSYKLQFRVPAGPFEDVDSPFSDAESVCQREYDEGNCSPPTQEELAAEIHRLELDAYRCTIEALHASGPLSWEQEALMTNLRLSLHISNDEHLVELKNLISSENSLPFR